From the Lathyrus oleraceus cultivar Zhongwan6 chromosome 3, CAAS_Psat_ZW6_1.0, whole genome shotgun sequence genome, the window aattttcatttgTTCTTTTTATTTCATTCCTTCCCTGGCTTATTCATCAGTAAAACACTATGAAATTTGTCTAGTTAAAATGATTTATGCATAGTTCGATCTTTTTCACACTTATTTGGATTATTTATTAAAATCAACAAAGTGAGAACTTGTtaattgtaaaaatattttaaaatatacAAAGCATGACAGATTGTCATCAACTCTCTAGATCTTGAGGAAAACAATGCTCAGAATCTTCTTAATCATGCTCACCACCTTCATTACCAATTTGTGTATATCTCTTTTCACCATTCACAACAATTGTGTCCTTTCTGATCTCATTGAGAGGTTTATACCTCATCTCATCACTAATACAAATAATGAATTCCTTACTAGAGTGCCTCTTTATGCAAAGATCAAAGACCACTCTTTTCAACATGGATGAATCTCCCTTTCTAGGTTATGATAGTTTTGGAGGATGTTTTTTTCAAGCTTATTGAGATATAGTTGGAGATGATGTCATTTCCTGAATCAACATCTCCATTTATGCTAACAAGTCCAGCTATAGCAGATAGTCCAATAAACTAAGCTTCAAGTTATGCTTAGAATCCAGCTGTACCCACAAGTTTTATGAATTTACATTAAATATTTATTGTTCAAAATCTAACATATAAGAATTATTATATTAAAGGACAAAaattatttttgtgaataattttttatttttaatttttttttaaaattatgaaaaaatattGTAATAAAATTTTCATTTATTGCTTAAAAAATTCTTTTATAAAAAAGttataacaaaaaaataaaatgtttcaaaaatatttttctaatATACACAGTTTCATGTTTTCTCAAACGAAGTTATCCatttatttgaaaaaataaaagtATCCAACAGTGGCAAGGTAGCATCGATCCGATCCTCTCAGTCTCAGTCAGGTTCCctccttctctctctctctctctctctctctctctctctctctctctctctcatagCATTATCTGCAATTATTATTTTCAACCGTTAGTTCTTTTGAAACCTAATTTCAGCATTTTCTCCGATAAATCCATAAATCTATGAGATATAACAAACTACTAACAAATCCATAATAACCTTTCGCGTGTATGTTTAAATCAGAATCAGaattttgatttatttattttttagaaTTGCATTGTTTATGTCAAATGTTAATACTGAATAGGAAATACAGTGTGGTGGCAAAGCTAAGAAATGGCAGATCTGAGTTTGGGAGTACTAATTGATATTGTTGATGAGGATTGGATGAGAGACACTCTCCCTGATGATGGTATTTTTTTTCTTTTAccttttttttgttttgttttaatttatttaatttatgtaGATAGGTTTTAGCTGTAGTTGGATATTCAAGATGAATCTTTTGTGGATTTTGTTTAAGAAAGATCTCGAGATTAGCGATTTGGATATAAGTATGGTCTTGGATCTTAAATAGAATATTACGATAGAAGTTGATTCATGTAGTCGGTCCCACTTAATGAGATAAGACTTGGGTGTTGTTGTTGCAAGTATAAACAAAATAACAATCGCGTCTTATCCCAGTTATAGGGATAAGGCTCGATTGTTGCGGTGAATATGTTaaaatgattttattttatttttcattttgtttatattgaaaatataaacaaaataaGAAGTTGAATTATATATTGAGAATCTTTTGTTCTTTGAGTTTAAGAGGCATACACTATCAAATTGTTGATTTTGAGTTCTTGTTATGAGGGGTTCATTAGAGTAGGAAGAGAATGTAAGTTTTTAGGATCAAAATTGGTCACATATGTTCTTTTGACTTGATATTCATTAGGAAATATGAATCTGATTTGCTGTTTTTACAGATCTTCCACTGCCTCCAACTTTGGTTGTTCGAACCGATGATACTGAGGATTCAAGTATGTGTCTCAACTCACTTGCACAATCAATTTGGTTTTGTGGAGAATATCTTTTTCGAGCTTAGTTTATTTGAACGTTGTTTTATTAATCATTCATTGATTGGTTGTTGGATGGATAACTAACTTCACAGCTGATTAAAACTTAATAATACTACTTGTGAAGTTGCAATTTAGTGGAATTGCTTCAATGAAAATATGGTTGTGTAAAGTGAATATGTGTGTTTGAACGTACAAACACGGACACTAGACATGTTATTGACACTGACATATACCAGTAATAATTTAAGAAAAAGAAAGTGGCTGAATGTACTCGTCTAAGTTGGTATCAGTTGGAGGATTGTTTCTGGCTTTCTTGTTGAGTTTCTAACACCATGTGCTTTGCTGTTGATCAGATCAGGAGGTGCAGCAAGTTAACGGGGAAGTTTGGCATGATCTTGCCCTTGGCCAAGAGTAGAAGTTTCAATTAACTAGTGCCAGTGTGTCATGCTTATAGCAGTAAGTAGATGATATTGCTTCCAGTTACTGGACTAAGCTTCTTCCTTTCTATGTACGGGATGAATATCAAGAAATTTGCGTTCGTTTCTGGTTGCTTGCTGTCTTAAATGCACTCTTTTTGTATTTTTGCTTTGCATTCTAAAGGCAAGATATGCATAATGATAGATTTAGTGTCGCGCAGCACAAATCTGTAATAGAATTTGTTACTGGTGTTTATAGTGTGGGAAATGAAATGAAGGAGAGGGAGTTTAAATAAAATCTGTAGTTTATTTTAAAAGTTTGAAGGAGGGAATTCACTCCTTAAATTGGGAGGAAAATGACTTGCAAATTATAATTTACTCTTTATCATTatatttttaaagaaaaaaaaatacTAGTATTTATTTGTTACAGTTATAACAAAACAAAATTTGAAGAATCAATGTATTTTCAGCAATCCTCCTCTTGTGTATTCTGCCAATTACCTGTTTTGGTTGTTATCGTAGTAACAAATAAATGCTACTAGTATTTTTCTgcttaaaaataaataaagttgGATGAGTAgtttttaaatttcaaaattatcTCTACATATATAACATGTCAACACTTGGTGTTTACAATATTTCAACCTTATTCACTCACGTTGTAAAAGTctcaatttgtgaacttcaatatattatttaaaatgaaattaatCAGTGTTTGTTGGGTCTACTTTCTTTCACCTATTATAATAGTTAATGTAAATAAAGATTTTCTACACTCCAATTTCTTTCAAGCAAATCAAAAAGGCAATTTTAAGGTTTGATAATTTTGTGAAAATTGCTTTATATGTTTTCACACGAAAATTTCCATTCTTAATTATAAAAATACTATATTCTGCTTTGGTTTTTCTAGCTCTGCTAATAGGTGAAGATACATACAAAAGAAAATTTCCATTTTTTTAATCAAACAACTTTTGGATTAATTCAAAAACGATATAAACAAGGTGATTGCACACCACAAAAGAATCaagacaaaaaaaaatcaaaaacaatCACAATAGCTAGTTCATCAATCTAGCTAAGTGAGACCTAAGTTTCATATTGGTTTAACCTCTATAAACAATCGTATCGATAATGCTATCAACTATATTGGTGTTATTCACATTGTTTCTTAAAGTTTTGTCATTTCTATATCGCCAAACTGCATAAATCGTTTATGTTGCTGTAAACTTCAGAGTGGTCGCTCTATACCCTTTGCCTTTGTTATAACGTCAATATCTTGCCTCCAACCAACAGGCGTATGCTTCATATGGGTCCAAGCAAGGATCCTCTCCCAAATAGCTCTCGATTATGGGCATTCAAAGAGGAGATGATGATGGGTTTCTACTGCATTGCAAAAATAGCCATTAGCATTATCAGTCACACCAAATCTCACCATTTTGTCCTTTGTAGCGAACCTCTCGTGGCAAGCAAGCCAAAGAGTAAAAAGAGATCTAGGACGAACCACATTCCCATAGAACAAATATCTTCGGTCCACCTTTTGCGTGTCTTCAAGAAGGTTGTGATGCATTTTTTTCATGCTAAATTTTCGAGCCTCCTGCATATCAATCCAAGTCTGCAAGTGTTGGACATTTTCCATCTGCTTCAGAATAGCTTTGATAATCCAAGATGAGTTATTTATCTCTCCAACATCCATTAAGTGTTGTTGCTTCCGGTAATATATGTGGATCCATTTGACAAGGCTATCATACTTTCCACTAAGATCCACAAGAACTTCACCAAGTTTGTTATATTCAAACTGTGAGGTCAGTCATGTTGAGACCTAATTGGCTCTTAGGCCTACACACAGAGTTCCAAGCAATATGGGATTTTTTGCTCAATTTTGTACCTCTTTGTCCACATGAAAGTTCTAGAAATTGCATCAATTTCGTTAATCACAAATTTGGAGAAGGGAAAACACTACATTCGATAATTTATAAAAGCAAATGTGACACTCTTAAGGAGCTGAATTTTTCCAGCATAACTCGAAACTCTAGCACTCCAATGTGTTATTATCCAACTATTGTATTAACAAGGTTCATgtcactactacaaataacacatCTAACATCAACCATAAAATGCATTTAACATCGACTACATATGCGAGGTAACGAATGGCAACATGCAAAACAATCACTTGTCACCTCGGTGTTTCTAAATCTGAGGTTAAAAGTTAAAAGGTCATGGGTTTGATCCCCATCAACtgcatattttttattttctaaattttgttGCATGCGTCATATACCTCTCGGTTGTATTTAAAGACTGAGGTAATAAGGTATTCATTTACCTCGGTTTTAAGTAATATCCGAGGGGTAAAATATCTTTTTTGCCTGTATCATTTTCACTAGCCTGTATCATATCATTATAAATCTGTTAACCAATGAATACCGGATTTACATTGTTTTAAATCTTAGTTTCACATGCTTGTATCATTTTTTACACATAAACTACAAAATATGCGACATAATTGAAATATACCATATCATTTAAACCAAGGTTAGAAATTTACATTATTTTGATCATCAAGATAAAATACACACATTTACATATTTGCACAAAACAAATTAAGGAAATCTACATATTTACAACCAAGAAAAAACTATTGTTTTAGAGAATCATAAcaagataaaaagactttgatCCAACGTCATCGGATGTCATCCATATTTTGATAAgctaacaacaacaacataaactTAAGAAGATATGGATTAAGTTAATACCTTATGCTTCATCCACCCAGCTGTAATGCATGTGGAGACAATATAGAGCATATATCTCATAACATAGTATTGAAGCTACGCGAAATATACCCCAGCGCATCAcacgctcaaagatacaacaAAATCGTCATCGATCTTcatttattcccgaaggaaagggaaaacatcgataaaacaTGGGAAAAGAGAAAATAGGGTAAGaaagtcgattatgcaagggacattcgttgtactcaacgggaaccgtttcGACTGTTCTTTGCAAGCACGAGTGTTACTATCTAAACATTACTTACGAAAGGATAAAGGTTTGAATAATCAAGGGGAAAAAGAAAATACTAATTAATGTGTTCACCAAGGATTCAAtcccttgtgcctacgtatcatcaTCGTGCAATGAGAAGGTTATAGCTCTGTAGTTCTTGCTAGAAAATACAGATACATTGATTGTTTTTAATGAATAGTGCTAACGTTCGCGTTCTATAGTCAACTTTGCTTGTATGTTCGAGCATGGGAGACTTAAGAGTTTATTTGTTTGCGATAGAATGGATGCGCTTGGAtcacactctagcagttaaacattatTTGTATGCTCACGTATGGAGGCTTAAGCTTCATTCACGATAGAACTGAAGTAACATGTCCTTTCTAAAACGGTTTGAAAAAAAGATGATGCCTAAGGCAAAAGTGAGTTTGTTAAGTTGAATTTGCTTTTATTCTGAAAAGAATGTCTTGATTAgaattgtactaaagtctatgaactAAGGAGAATACTTTGAGTAGTCAGGGTCTACGCTCGTACTCAAAGATACTCTAGACAAGAAGAGGAATGATCCCTCTCATCATTCTTCATTGTGTAAGGCTTGTTAGGCACAAGTCTAACCGTATTTTAAAGTGTTTTTGAGTTTATTCACAAAATAGTTTTAGTCTTAAAgggaaagaaaagaaaaggaaaagagaaaTCCCAAAGGTTGGGAGCTTGATCTCCAGTCTGCATGCAACATCTGTATGGAAGAGTACTTAACAGTTGTTAGACTTGAATCGCTCTAAAGTCTACGAACGAAGGCAGATACTTTGAGTAGCTAGGGCCTGTGCCCCGTACTCAAAGGTGCTATAGACAAGGATAGGAAAATCCCTCTTATCATTCTtcattgcttaaggctcgtggtgTGCAATCCGCGTCATGATTGTTAAGTGTGTTGAAGAAGAACCTTTGTAGTGCTTGAACAGTAATCCAGTCTGCCTGCAACGTCTGACTTGTATAGATTTGAAGTCTTGAAATTGATATCTTGATATCCAATGTATCCAGTATAGGAAAATGGTCATATTAAGTGATCAAGagacttttgatcacttgaatagacAGGGGAAATGAGCACAATtaaaggatttaattgatcaaagTGAACTAGATCAACTAAATCAATTGGGGAGAAAACGATTGAAAATTAATGCACATAAAGATAAGGACTAGCAAAAATCTAGGAATCAAATCCTAAACACCTAAGTTTAAGGGAACATGTCATGGTTAAGGTGCAATTAATTAGAGAAATCAACACCAAAAATCTATCAAGAAACAAATGATTAAAAGATCAATAAACCTAAAAAATTATGATCAAGGTTAATTCTAATAAATTAAATCTCTAAATCGAGAATTCTAATTTTAAAGCATGAAAGAATTAAAAATCAAATCAAACCAAGTAATCAACAAGTATCATGTACAATTACAATCTAAACCTAATCATGTAAACTAGGTTAAACCACATTTTTCTATTCATTTTCAATTAATTAAGAATTAATCCACACAATTAATTCTAACTATAAGTAATCATGTTTGAAAAATCTAATTAACCTAACAATTTAATTTCCATGTCATCATGCACAATTATTAAAAGAATAGCAAAAAATTAaaagaacaaaaatttaaataaaatgtaaaatgGAAACACAGGCAGAGGGTAAATTGTTAGATGAGTGAAGTGAAAGTTTGTTGGAGTGATCATGGAGTGAATTGGTTAGCTAAATCCGTTAGCTTCAGTTGGTTTGGATGAGTTAGTTAGTTAGGTGGAAAGAATCAGTTAGTTGCATTTAAATGGTGAGTTAATGTGATGAAATGGAAACTCGAATTAGTAATTGTTGTTAAATTGTGAGTTAAGTGGTATTAAGTTGGAGTTTTTTGTTAAACTGAATTTGAAATTCCTGTTGAAATGTTAGGTTGCAGTTAGTTTAATTTGAGTTTGTTGAATGTGATGCTTATATTTTTCTGTTAAACATAATATTCAGTgaaatgttagttgttaatgtTAAGTTGCAGTTCAATTTGGATTATGTATAATTTTTTTTTGCTTGATGTGAACTGGTTGCAGAATGGTTATGCTATGTATGTTGCTGTAGGGCTTGATGTTTGTTGTAGGATCGATGTTTGTTGCAGGATCGATGTTTGCAGGTTCGTGCTTAATTAGCAATGTTTGATGTTGGATGGTACATGGCCATGCTACGGCAGACTTGGTTGTCATGAGGTGATGATGTAAGTCTGTTGTGAGGTTGGTGCCATGGTTAGGCTCAAAATGGCGTTGGTTTGATCTTGTTTGCATTGCTTGTAATGTGGTTTGAACTTGGACTGTGTAATGTTTCGTAATGGTCATGGTAATGTGTTGAAAAGGTCTTTGTTTTGGTCAGGCCTGCTTTAGGCTTTTAGTCATCCTAGGACTTGAAAGATGGAATGGTCATCTGGGCATTTTGTTTGTGGTATATGATTGTGTTTTGGTCATTTGAAAGTTAATGTATTGAAATGAACATGTATTGAATCATGACATTGCCTTATGTATTTTTTTGGATTTTGGTGTTGTGTAGGTGATGGACAAATGACAAGATAATCTTAACTTGAAGACCAAAGAACTAGGACTTTGGTATGGTAGCATGATGAGTTGACTTtgtcaactggttgaccaaaaattcaATAGTTTACCAAAAGTagacttatgcaaaaatgatgtAATTTTGTAATTTTATCTCAATGCAATGTATGGACTATGTAATACAATGAATAAAATGTATTTCTTAATTAAAATGAATGTTCTAATGAAACAATGCAAAAAATGTGAATTCACATGAccatttttcaaattcaatgcAACTAATTGCAAACAAGTACTTTCAATGAATGAAATGAAACCCAATGATCATGAAATAATTTGACCAAATAGACAATGAGATCTTAGACCAATTTACTTTAAATGAACCTTGACACACAATGAGACCAATGAATGAGAATGAAATGAAACTTGGACCAAATGATGATGACCATGAAAACCAATGGATGAAGTGTGACTTAGATCAGATGAGACCAATAAAAGCATGCAATCAAGGAGTGAAATATGAATGAAGTATGAAAGCAATCATGCCTTAGACCAATCATATGGAAATCTATGAACTAGGGTTTAGTTAGGTCAAAGTTCAAGGCCAAGCAACAACCAAATGCCTCAAACTAAGATGTAATCAGCACAAGCAATGCACCAATGCTCTAAGCCAGACTAGGGTTTTCAACCCCCTCAAGGCAAGCCACAAGATCCACAACCTTCAagatcaagaattagggtttggtatGGAATGAACACCAAGATGCAACCTCCAAGGCCTCAAGCACCTAGCAACTAGGGTTTCCACCCTGATCATAATGACGTTCTCTCCATAATGACTGTAGCATCACAATTCATAAGGCTTGATCCTCAAGCAAACCCTAGCTTCTTGTTAAGTATAATCAACcttaaatatttaaatttatgATGATCTTAGTACACTAGATGATATGGATGTTCATGAATGCAGATGAATCTTAAACCCAAAAGGTTAGATGAAAATGAAAGGGCAtggaaaattttggggtatgacaagtaTCCACATGAATGGTTGTCAGGTTATTTTTGCCACTACAAATAATTTTCATATATTTATATCACACTAATACACGCAAACAATATAATGTCAAAAAGCACAAGTAATATACTTACTTTTGGGGAAACATAGACGAGCTTTTTACCAAGTACATTATGTTTTAGTGCATTATACTCCTCCATCACTCTACACATGTTAGTTAAAATTAAACATGAATAAAAAATATTCAACTCTAAAGTTGAAAATAATATCACTTACCCATTCAAAGCATTAACCACTATTTCAAGCCGTTTATAGTGCAACGAGCAAAACACAGCTATAGTATTTTTCTTGGGACATATAATAATTAGTTGTCAATGTTCACTGCATAAATATTCAAAAATAATTAATATgtataaaatttatttataaatgAAAACACATATTAATATATACTTACTTGCGGTAAAACGGGGCTAAATAACAATCTTTAATGTTCCCTTTCAACTTATCTTTTAAGTAAAGAAGGATATTATTTCATGTCGAACTGCGAGTAAGACAAATGTTCGCCGGATCTAAGATGCAATACTTGTTTTGAAGTTTCCTTTCAACACATAACTCATGGATGTACCTGCAAGAGAAAATGTGTATGTTAAAGTAGAAGAACATATGAATATAAATAGAGATCAACTTAAAAACTATAGTTACGAGGACCAAATTTGTAATACGGAATTGTCTAGGTACACATTTCCCGACAAAAATTCATGGACAAAAATCCTATAAAGTACGAATAGTTGATTTGGATCATGACTTAATTTAATACCCATGCATAGGTCTGGAATACGTTCAATGATCATTCCTAGTCTCTCAATGTTATCTACTTTTAACGGTGTGGGTTCAATACTGCCCTGGTCGGTAGGAAAATTTTCTTTCACGCTTGTATCATCCGTAACTTTCTGAACTTCATTATCTCGAATTTCTAACTTATTTGAATTTGTGTAGCTTAATAGACCCAACAAATTCAATTTCTGCATcataaaaataacataaatacAATCCAAAATTAAAATACgcaaacaataataacaacaacatacaatTTATACCTCAAGTACATCGCGGGTACACTTCTCGGACACCTTCTCCTCAGTCATCCTCTCTCGCTCCTCATGGACACTCTCCTGCACCGTCTGCAACAACCTCTCTCTCTCCTCCTCCAACTTCCTATCCTGCTCCTCCTTCCACATTCTCTTCTCTTCCTCCAACTTCATATCCTGCTTCTCCCTTTCCTTCTCCAACTCAATAATAACAATCTCtttaatctctctctctctctctctctctctctctctctctcttacgGGTTTTATCTCTAGATGATTTAGATGGTCCAAAATATGCCTTGAAGCCAATGACTCTTCCAAGACCACGGACACGCCCATGATGCTCCTCAAGATGTCATGATGATCTTGTGAAGTGAAGAGGTTGAATTCAGTTTGTTCAACCAGATCATCCTACAACACATATGAAATTTAATCTTTAACAAATTGATTTAACTAAAATAAATATTGTTGAAAAAAGTATCTACTTACAATCCTTTGAGCCACTTCATGCGTAGCATCTGATGTGAACTCGCCATCTTT encodes:
- the LOC127132515 gene encoding anaphase-promoting complex subunit 13, with the protein product MADLSLGVLIDIVDEDWMRDTLPDDDLPLPPTLVVRTDDTEDSNQEVQQVNGEVWHDLALGQE